Proteins from one Mucilaginibacter jinjuensis genomic window:
- a CDS encoding class I SAM-dependent methyltransferase, which yields MSNTIPHELQAGAAFSKQSAIFDEIYADNTIVHYKRKRVRGHFLNQLKPNSNILELNSGTGEDAIYFAQQGHPVHATDIAEGMQQKLIEKASPFINKLQISTELCSFTQLDELKRRGPYDAIFSNFGGLNCTDELDKVIASFDSLLKAGGVATMVIIPKFCLWESLLIFKGKFKTATRRWFAGKGRTAHIEGQYFTCWYYNPSYLTKRLKKDYDLVGLEGLCTFVPPSYIEGFAEKHPGSFRVLASLEQRFKSSFPFKYWGDYFIISFRKK from the coding sequence ATGAGCAATACCATACCACATGAGCTACAGGCCGGTGCTGCTTTTTCTAAACAGTCGGCCATATTTGATGAAATTTATGCTGATAATACCATTGTGCATTATAAGCGCAAACGGGTACGCGGGCATTTCTTAAATCAGCTTAAACCCAATAGCAATATCCTGGAATTAAACAGTGGAACCGGTGAAGATGCCATTTACTTTGCGCAGCAAGGCCACCCGGTACATGCCACAGACATTGCTGAGGGTATGCAGCAAAAGCTGATTGAGAAAGCCAGCCCGTTTATTAATAAGTTACAGATCAGCACCGAGCTTTGTTCTTTTACCCAACTCGATGAGTTAAAACGTCGCGGACCTTATGATGCTATCTTCTCCAATTTTGGGGGATTAAACTGTACTGATGAACTGGATAAAGTAATCGCCTCATTTGATAGCTTACTAAAAGCTGGTGGTGTGGCCACGATGGTTATCATTCCTAAATTCTGCCTTTGGGAATCACTATTGATCTTTAAAGGCAAATTTAAAACAGCAACCCGCCGGTGGTTTGCCGGTAAAGGCCGCACAGCGCACATAGAAGGTCAGTATTTTACCTGCTGGTATTATAACCCATCGTACCTAACTAAACGCTTGAAAAAAGATTATGACCTGGTTGGGTTAGAAGGGCTTTGCACTTTTGTACCGCCATCATATATCGAGGGTTTTGCGGAGAAGCATCCGGGTAGTTTCCGCGTGCTTGCTTCATTAGAGCAGCGCTTTAAGAGTAGTTTCCCGTTTAAATATTGGGGGGATTATTTTATTATTTCTTTTAGGAAAAAGTAG
- a CDS encoding B12-binding domain-containing radical SAM protein, with amino-acid sequence MPVSVLLTHSYFLRFDKKQWQISQPYAPLATLYAASILRNQDYEVAFFDTMFAHGPDDITAQLAAKPNFFVIYDDGFNYLTKMCLTNMREAAFEMCKMAKAQGCTVIVSSSDSTDRYKEYLSEGADYVLIGEADDTLPELIGTLTSGDTFEIGEISGISYLQNGVAVKSAPRKVIKDLDRLPFAAWDLIDMAPYRSAWLKSKGYFSMNMSTTRGCPFKCNWCAKPIYGNRYNSRSPKHVVEELTMMHKLFQFDHIWFCDDIFGLKPGWVQEFAELVQHSGLNFKFKIQSRADLLLDDAEVASLALAGCENAWIGAESGSQRILDAMDKGTTIEQIHVATKLLKKHNIHPSFFIQFGYPTETKEEISETVQMINTLLPYEIGISVSYPLPGTVFFNRVKEELKEKTNWTDSNEMALMFQNTYPPAFYKQLHKYVHRNYHRHLARAGMLELIRAPLQANLNTLKKALSIIYYTPATWIEQAKLNRAETA; translated from the coding sequence ATGCCAGTCAGTGTATTATTAACCCACTCCTATTTTCTGCGGTTTGATAAAAAACAATGGCAGATCAGCCAGCCCTACGCGCCCCTGGCAACATTGTATGCAGCCTCCATCTTGCGCAATCAGGATTACGAGGTAGCATTTTTCGACACCATGTTTGCACATGGTCCAGATGATATTACAGCGCAGTTGGCCGCTAAGCCAAACTTCTTTGTGATTTATGATGATGGCTTTAACTACCTCACCAAAATGTGCCTCACCAATATGCGCGAGGCCGCTTTCGAGATGTGTAAAATGGCCAAAGCGCAGGGTTGCACGGTAATTGTTTCAAGTTCTGACTCAACAGACCGTTATAAAGAATATCTGAGTGAGGGTGCTGATTACGTACTCATCGGCGAGGCTGATGATACCCTACCTGAATTGATCGGTACATTGACATCGGGCGATACCTTCGAAATTGGTGAAATATCTGGCATCAGTTACCTGCAAAATGGCGTAGCTGTTAAGTCGGCACCGCGTAAGGTAATTAAGGATTTAGACCGACTTCCATTTGCCGCCTGGGATTTGATAGACATGGCTCCTTACCGAAGTGCCTGGTTGAAAAGCAAAGGTTATTTCTCGATGAATATGAGCACCACGCGTGGCTGCCCTTTTAAATGCAACTGGTGCGCCAAGCCTATTTATGGCAATCGTTATAACTCCCGTTCGCCTAAGCATGTGGTGGAGGAATTGACCATGATGCATAAGCTTTTCCAATTTGATCATATCTGGTTTTGTGATGATATTTTTGGGTTGAAACCGGGATGGGTACAGGAATTTGCAGAACTGGTGCAACATAGCGGACTCAATTTCAAATTCAAGATCCAATCACGTGCTGATTTATTACTCGATGATGCAGAAGTAGCTTCTCTCGCCCTTGCCGGTTGCGAAAATGCATGGATAGGTGCCGAAAGTGGTTCGCAACGCATACTGGATGCGATGGATAAAGGCACAACCATTGAGCAGATCCATGTTGCTACCAAACTTCTGAAGAAACATAATATCCACCCTTCCTTCTTCATCCAATTCGGTTATCCAACAGAAACCAAGGAAGAGATCAGTGAAACGGTACAGATGATAAATACTTTATTGCCTTATGAAATTGGCATTTCGGTATCTTATCCGCTACCCGGCACAGTTTTTTTCAACCGCGTTAAGGAAGAATTGAAAGAGAAAACCAATTGGACAGACTCTAACGAGATGGCGCTGATGTTCCAGAATACCTACCCGCCAGCGTTTTATAAGCAATTGCATAAATACGTTCACCGCAACTATCACCGCCATTTAGCGCGTGCAGGTATGCTGGAACTGATTAGAGCACCTTTGCAGGCAAATTTAAATACGCTGAAGAAAGCGCTTTCTATCATCTACTATACACCGGCCACCTGGATAGAGCAAGCCAAACTTAACCGTGCAGAAACAGCATGA
- a CDS encoding radical SAM/SPASM domain-containing protein produces MQIRDLYHTLQRTRTLETDRIHALPIAILMPHSACNCRCVMCDIWKDNKNLKQLTEADIKDLLITFKKLGTQQVLMSGGEALLNPNFFKLCELLKPHKISVVLLTTGLSVRKHAYDIIKYVDELIVSLDGDEQLHDQIRNIPHAFRKMKEGLDFIRFLKPDFKITARTVIHRMNYQKWPDIIQTARSMGIQQISFLPADVSSHAFNRQMAWETPRQNEVLIQENELQELIKMVNKVVIISRRHPGLVAESDEKLYNIYRYYAAFYGLNPFPFKKCNAPWVSTVIEADGSVKPCFFHESMGNIRDKSLNEILNTPEAIAFRKMLKTGQNDTCARCVCSLNLPPTTRLN; encoded by the coding sequence ATGCAAATCAGAGATCTCTATCATACCCTGCAACGTACCCGGACGCTCGAAACCGACCGGATCCATGCCCTGCCTATTGCCATACTAATGCCGCACAGCGCCTGCAACTGCCGCTGTGTAATGTGCGACATCTGGAAAGATAACAAGAACCTGAAGCAGCTGACTGAGGCTGATATCAAAGACCTGTTAATCACCTTCAAAAAACTGGGCACACAGCAGGTATTAATGTCGGGTGGCGAGGCTTTGCTTAACCCTAATTTCTTTAAGCTTTGCGAACTGCTGAAACCACATAAAATAAGCGTGGTGTTGCTGACTACCGGTTTATCTGTACGCAAACATGCTTATGATATTATTAAGTATGTAGATGAGCTGATCGTATCCCTCGATGGCGACGAGCAACTGCATGATCAGATCCGTAACATCCCGCATGCTTTCCGCAAGATGAAAGAAGGATTGGATTTTATACGGTTCCTTAAACCTGATTTTAAGATTACAGCACGCACGGTAATTCATCGCATGAACTACCAGAAATGGCCAGACATTATTCAGACCGCCCGCAGCATGGGGATCCAGCAGATCAGCTTTTTACCTGCCGATGTAAGCAGCCATGCCTTCAACCGCCAAATGGCCTGGGAAACACCACGCCAAAATGAGGTTTTGATACAGGAAAACGAACTGCAGGAGCTCATTAAAATGGTAAACAAAGTAGTGATCATCAGCCGCCGCCATCCGGGACTGGTTGCCGAATCTGATGAGAAGCTTTATAATATTTATCGCTATTACGCTGCCTTCTACGGCCTCAACCCTTTCCCCTTTAAAAAGTGTAATGCCCCCTGGGTATCCACTGTTATTGAGGCCGATGGCAGCGTAAAACCTTGTTTTTTCCACGAATCAATGGGCAATATCAGGGATAAAAGCCTGAATGAGATCCTGAATACACCGGAGGCTATCGCTTTCCGTAAAATGTTAAAAACCGGTCAAAACGATACCTGCGCACGTTGCGTGTGCTCGCTGAATTTGCCGCCAACCACCCGTTTAAATTAA
- a CDS encoding B12-binding domain-containing radical SAM protein: protein MNKILLFNPRSANNKYRIPNSILNIAASVEGKYDWVIVDGNCEHDALKKITDYLDTGEFRYLGFTVMPGPQLRQAIPISKHIKEHYPNTTMVWGGYFPSIYDQVSLNSGYVDFIINGPGDHAFLQLVDALENFRPYELIKNLIYKIDGKIYKTAKADLLDQDTLPPLPYDKLDKFYPLTKFLGKTYLGNHTMAYHSSIGCPFTCSFCSVVPIYEARWKGKSAANIYKDVKYIKDKWGADAIEFHDNNFFVSEKRAVDFAKLVMNDNMTWWGMARIDTMDKFKDESLALIRKSGCKIIFFGAESGNDAILEQMDKGGTQSGAQILRFAERLKKFDIIPEYSFVLGTPAPTPEEVMKQIDFDIDFIKKVKAINPKTEIVIYTYSPVATEGSELYKQVVEAGFKFPQVLEDWISPAWENFDLRKNPLTPWLKPEMVDKIRNFETVLNGCYPTVTDIKLNVVKRKAIKVLANLRYHTSLYKYPYEIKLLQKVWRYRQPEIQGF from the coding sequence ATGAATAAAATACTGCTTTTTAACCCCCGGAGCGCTAATAACAAATACCGCATACCCAACTCTATCCTCAATATTGCCGCATCTGTAGAGGGCAAATACGATTGGGTAATTGTTGATGGTAACTGCGAACATGATGCCCTGAAAAAAATTACCGACTACCTCGATACCGGCGAGTTCCGCTACCTTGGTTTTACCGTAATGCCTGGCCCGCAGTTAAGGCAGGCTATCCCCATTTCGAAACACATTAAAGAGCATTACCCTAATACCACCATGGTTTGGGGCGGATATTTCCCTTCGATATATGATCAGGTCTCATTGAACTCCGGCTATGTTGATTTCATCATCAACGGCCCCGGCGATCACGCCTTTCTTCAACTGGTTGATGCTTTGGAAAACTTCCGTCCGTATGAACTGATTAAAAACCTGATCTATAAAATCGATGGCAAGATTTACAAAACAGCCAAAGCCGATCTGTTAGATCAGGACACATTGCCCCCATTGCCTTACGATAAACTGGATAAATTTTACCCGCTTACTAAATTTCTCGGTAAAACATATCTGGGTAACCATACAATGGCTTACCACTCGAGCATAGGTTGCCCATTCACCTGCTCGTTTTGCTCGGTAGTGCCTATTTATGAGGCCCGCTGGAAAGGAAAATCAGCCGCCAATATTTATAAAGATGTAAAGTACATCAAAGATAAATGGGGAGCCGATGCTATCGAGTTTCATGATAATAATTTCTTCGTTTCCGAAAAACGTGCCGTTGATTTTGCCAAACTGGTAATGAACGATAACATGACCTGGTGGGGAATGGCGCGTATTGATACGATGGATAAGTTTAAGGACGAATCATTGGCGCTGATCCGTAAATCGGGCTGTAAGATCATCTTCTTCGGTGCCGAAAGTGGTAACGATGCCATCCTGGAGCAAATGGATAAAGGCGGCACACAAAGCGGTGCGCAGATATTGCGCTTTGCTGAACGGTTGAAGAAATTCGACATCATCCCCGAATATTCTTTCGTACTGGGAACCCCTGCTCCTACTCCTGAAGAAGTAATGAAGCAGATTGATTTTGATATCGACTTTATTAAAAAGGTAAAAGCCATCAATCCTAAAACCGAGATTGTAATTTATACCTACAGCCCGGTAGCCACCGAAGGCTCTGAATTATACAAACAGGTGGTTGAAGCCGGCTTTAAATTTCCCCAGGTATTGGAAGACTGGATCAGCCCGGCCTGGGAAAACTTCGACCTGCGTAAGAACCCTTTAACGCCCTGGCTGAAACCAGAAATGGTGGACAAGATCCGCAACTTCGAAACCGTGCTAAACGGCTGCTACCCCACCGTAACCGATATAAAACTGAATGTGGTTAAACGCAAAGCTATCAAAGTGCTGGCCAACCTGCGCTACCATACCAGTTTGTACAAATACCCCTACGAGATTAAATTACTACAGAAAGTTTGGCGCTATCGCCAGCCCGAAATTCAGGGATTTTAA
- a CDS encoding class I SAM-dependent methyltransferase, with the protein MIAQLKGYINHFLFSKRIPDTPSEAAYDLWAAEYDNQPDNLMLALDEQIFAILLDTIDIKNKTVADMGCGTGRQWPKILSKQPASLTGYDVSGGMLDALKRKYPQAHTVKLEGDLVPQLEANEIDVIVSTLTVAHIDNIDDVVEAWVKALKPNASVIITDFHPEALAMGGKRTFSVQNKKVSIRNNVHPVNMLIMKLATYGFEVTALEERLVDETVKHYYEKKNALSVYEKFKGRPIIYGMCLTRTDDSTQQFTLN; encoded by the coding sequence ATGATTGCTCAATTAAAAGGTTATATCAACCACTTTTTATTTTCGAAAAGAATCCCCGACACGCCATCGGAAGCCGCTTATGATCTTTGGGCTGCCGAGTACGATAACCAGCCCGATAACCTGATGCTGGCATTGGACGAGCAGATCTTCGCCATATTACTGGATACGATCGATATTAAAAATAAAACGGTGGCCGATATGGGCTGCGGTACCGGCCGGCAATGGCCTAAAATATTATCGAAGCAGCCCGCATCGCTAACAGGATACGATGTATCGGGTGGGATGCTGGATGCTTTGAAACGGAAGTATCCGCAAGCCCATACCGTGAAGCTGGAAGGTGATCTGGTGCCTCAGCTTGAAGCAAATGAGATCGATGTAATTGTATCTACCTTAACCGTGGCGCATATTGATAATATTGATGATGTGGTTGAGGCCTGGGTGAAAGCCTTGAAACCTAATGCCTCTGTTATTATAACTGATTTCCATCCCGAAGCTTTGGCGATGGGCGGTAAACGGACCTTCAGCGTGCAAAACAAAAAGGTATCTATCCGTAATAACGTGCACCCGGTTAATATGTTGATTATGAAACTGGCGACCTATGGTTTTGAAGTTACTGCTTTGGAAGAGCGCCTGGTTGACGAAACAGTAAAGCATTATTACGAAAAGAAAAACGCCCTGAGCGTTTACGAAAAGTTTAAAGGCCGCCCCATAATTTACGGCATGTGTTTAACCCGCACCGATGATAGCACTCAACAATTTACACTTAATTAA
- a CDS encoding amidohydrolase family protein → MIALNNLHLINGHDPVNIGVEGKLITSVNFDGVEADELTLNFSDAMALPGLINSHDHLDFNLFPQLGDLFYRNYTEWGKHIHQHYKQQIQQVLKVPVELRAAWGVYKNLLGGVTTVVDHSDGPKYKDELINVVQAYHCLHSVQFEKHWRRKLNNPLKLKHPYVIHTGEGVDELAHQEIDELLKGNYFKKKLIGIHGVAMKAEQAERFEALVWCPQSNYFLLNQTADIKNLKQHTPILFGTDSTLTSEWNIWGHLRLAAQTKHLSAAELWMSVTTSPAKTWRLNTGELAPGKDADIVIAKDPDQGYRNLYSLNPEDLLLVMYRGRINLFDEEIYQQLEDLDFPLQQFDRVKIGNAYKYIAGGVTRLMEHIKTYYPKVTFPILPA, encoded by the coding sequence ATGATAGCACTCAACAATTTACACTTAATTAACGGGCACGACCCGGTTAATATAGGGGTAGAGGGCAAGCTGATTACCTCTGTAAATTTTGATGGAGTTGAAGCAGATGAATTGACGCTAAATTTTAGCGATGCCATGGCTTTGCCCGGACTCATCAACTCGCATGATCACCTTGATTTCAACTTATTCCCGCAATTGGGTGATCTTTTTTACCGGAACTATACCGAGTGGGGAAAGCATATCCATCAACATTACAAACAACAAATTCAGCAGGTGTTAAAAGTGCCGGTTGAACTGCGTGCGGCATGGGGTGTGTATAAGAATTTACTAGGCGGCGTAACCACCGTTGTAGATCATAGCGATGGCCCGAAATATAAGGATGAACTGATTAACGTTGTACAGGCTTACCATTGCCTGCATTCGGTACAGTTTGAGAAGCATTGGAGGCGGAAACTCAATAATCCATTAAAGCTTAAACATCCTTACGTGATCCATACGGGCGAAGGTGTAGATGAATTAGCCCACCAGGAAATAGATGAACTATTAAAAGGCAATTATTTTAAGAAAAAGCTCATAGGGATACATGGAGTAGCCATGAAAGCAGAACAAGCCGAAAGGTTCGAAGCACTGGTGTGGTGCCCGCAATCCAATTACTTTTTGTTGAATCAAACAGCTGATATTAAAAACCTGAAACAACATACGCCCATCTTATTCGGCACAGATTCGACCCTTACCAGCGAGTGGAATATCTGGGGACATTTGCGCCTGGCGGCTCAAACCAAACATCTTTCGGCAGCAGAATTGTGGATGAGTGTTACCACATCACCAGCCAAAACCTGGAGGCTGAATACCGGCGAACTGGCCCCCGGTAAGGATGCAGATATTGTGATTGCTAAGGACCCGGATCAGGGTTATCGTAATCTTTATAGTTTAAACCCAGAAGATTTGTTACTGGTAATGTATCGCGGCAGGATCAATTTGTTTGATGAGGAGATCTATCAACAATTGGAAGATCTGGATTTTCCCTTACAGCAATTTGACCGGGTGAAAATTGGCAATGCCTATAAGTATATTGCCGGAGGTGTTACCCGCTTAATGGAGCACATCAAAACTTATTATCCCAAGGTTACATTTCCCATTTTACCCGCTTAG
- a CDS encoding glycosyltransferase family 4 protein, with product MIKLVDVTYYTHLEYHKPEQVLEKHHLVTRYAEFLRDKMQVQFVKHAGFEGFSLHNGLLYNFFKGINKFRYLPFKANRFISKQQPDVVLVQGLVFPLQVILLRMQCKRNCKIIVQHHGELPFKGMKLVFQKLASKCVDAYLFTSAGNADEWKQKGVIANKQPIFEVLEASTNFFALDKTESRKKLKFHTEGNVFLWVGRLNENKSPLTIIKAFAQYLNFKPSSRLYMIYHTTEQLDKIKALIYADEKLESAVYLLGRIPHDKLPLWFSAADYYLSGSFKEGSGYALLEAMACGCVPVISDIPPFRKIIENGKYGYLYKAGDERALSKTLCGLETSPISPDDVIGHFNQNLSFNRIAEDVYRACKLLVH from the coding sequence ATGATTAAACTGGTAGATGTTACTTATTATACTCACCTCGAATATCATAAGCCCGAGCAGGTATTAGAAAAGCACCACCTGGTTACAAGGTATGCAGAGTTTCTGCGTGATAAAATGCAGGTTCAGTTTGTTAAGCACGCCGGTTTCGAGGGTTTTAGCCTGCATAATGGTTTGCTTTATAATTTCTTTAAGGGCATTAATAAGTTTAGGTATTTACCTTTTAAGGCCAATCGTTTCATCAGTAAACAACAGCCCGATGTAGTGCTGGTGCAAGGCTTGGTATTTCCCTTACAGGTTATTTTACTGCGGATGCAATGTAAGCGCAACTGCAAAATTATAGTACAGCACCATGGCGAACTGCCGTTTAAGGGAATGAAATTAGTATTTCAAAAACTGGCTTCGAAATGCGTTGATGCTTACCTGTTTACCTCGGCAGGTAATGCGGATGAGTGGAAACAAAAAGGCGTGATCGCCAACAAACAACCCATATTTGAAGTACTGGAAGCCTCTACCAACTTTTTCGCGCTAGATAAAACAGAGAGCCGTAAAAAGCTCAAATTCCATACTGAAGGCAACGTGTTTTTGTGGGTGGGACGATTGAATGAAAATAAAAGTCCGCTTACTATTATAAAGGCCTTTGCGCAGTATTTAAATTTCAAACCATCATCGCGCCTCTACATGATCTACCATACTACCGAGCAACTGGACAAGATCAAAGCACTAATATATGCTGATGAAAAGCTCGAATCTGCCGTTTATCTGCTTGGCCGTATACCGCATGATAAGCTCCCGCTTTGGTTCAGCGCGGCAGATTATTACCTGTCGGGAAGTTTTAAAGAGGGTAGCGGCTATGCGCTGCTCGAAGCCATGGCCTGTGGGTGTGTTCCGGTAATAAGCGATATTCCTCCTTTTAGAAAGATTATCGAAAATGGCAAATATGGTTACTTGTACAAAGCAGGTGATGAACGGGCGCTTTCCAAAACGCTATGCGGTTTGGAAACTTCACCCATTAGTCCGGATGATGTGATTGGGCATTTTAACCAGAATTTATCTTTTAATCGGATTGCTGAGGATGTTTATAGGGCTTGTAAGTTATTGGTTCATTGA
- a CDS encoding glycosyltransferase has product MKPEALVILTPGFPSSEADTTCLPPQQIFVRALKQAYPDTHLIILTFHYPFRADNYNWFGCEVISFNGKDWGKGFRLNTWVKVWKKMGELNKQYQLLGILSFWLGECALVGQRFAKRHQLKHHIWLLGQDAKAGNRFFKRSKPDGSNLIALSDFVANNFANSYGIRPQHTIPVGIDVSLFDNTSTERDIDILGAGSLIPLKQYHLLIETVRLARLYFPKLRVAICGKGPEEEKLKQLIWQYKLENNISLLGEIPHNEVIKLMQRSRIFLHPSEYEGFGAVIAEALYAGTHVVSFCRPMNGEIKHHHVVNDMNELQKRVIELLKRKNIEHHPVLLYSSAQIAAQMMGLYR; this is encoded by the coding sequence ATGAAGCCTGAAGCATTGGTGATATTAACGCCCGGTTTCCCGTCCAGCGAGGCTGATACCACCTGCCTGCCGCCACAGCAAATATTTGTGAGAGCATTAAAACAGGCCTATCCCGATACGCATTTAATTATCCTAACCTTCCACTACCCTTTTCGGGCCGATAATTACAACTGGTTTGGTTGCGAGGTAATCAGCTTTAACGGTAAAGACTGGGGCAAGGGCTTTCGCCTCAATACCTGGGTAAAGGTTTGGAAGAAAATGGGCGAGCTGAATAAACAATATCAGCTTTTAGGCATCCTCAGCTTTTGGTTGGGTGAATGTGCATTGGTTGGGCAGCGATTTGCCAAACGGCATCAGCTTAAACACCACATCTGGTTATTGGGCCAGGATGCTAAAGCGGGAAACCGTTTTTTTAAACGCAGCAAACCCGATGGTAGCAACCTTATTGCTCTTTCCGATTTTGTGGCTAATAACTTTGCAAACAGCTATGGTATCCGTCCGCAGCACACCATCCCGGTAGGTATCGATGTGAGTTTGTTTGATAACACATCAACAGAAAGGGATATTGATATACTTGGCGCTGGCTCGCTTATTCCGCTTAAACAATATCATTTACTGATAGAAACCGTGCGTTTAGCCAGACTCTACTTCCCCAAACTGCGAGTGGCTATTTGCGGCAAAGGTCCTGAGGAAGAAAAGCTGAAACAGCTCATCTGGCAATACAAGCTCGAAAACAATATCAGTCTGCTTGGGGAGATCCCGCATAACGAAGTAATTAAACTAATGCAGCGTTCCCGTATATTTCTCCATCCATCAGAATACGAAGGTTTCGGCGCGGTAATAGCTGAGGCTTTGTATGCAGGCACCCACGTTGTATCATTTTGCAGGCCCATGAATGGTGAGATTAAACACCACCATGTGGTTAATGATATGAACGAACTGCAAAAACGGGTTATTGAATTATTGAAACGTAAAAATATAGAGCATCACCCGGTACTGTTATACAGTTCGGCGCAGATAGCGGCGCAAATGATGGGACTATATCGGTAG
- a CDS encoding ATP-binding cassette domain-containing protein, producing the protein MYTIIKKIRAVLVPAERRALNRHVLLGVLISVLDILFLAMIVWLINITASHQQVVVAGYPVSDFVWDNLIAVAIGTVLLFGIKNSLGYLITQSQYRYSYRVAARLSNTKLMQYLHNDYFNYVNTDSSVYMYQIGQQPIEFSQYILSGLQQIIVQAALIALSVIAIAVYNFQLFLMVTVFILPPVLIVAWLIRKRIKTVRSTTRINSEKSLQHLKESLSAYIESHIYNKHSFFSDRYTRYQQQLNTNLANLQSIQLLPSRLFEVFAIAGIFIITIINSHYHNSTNLIAVGVFMAAAYKIIPGLVNIINYNGQIKAFEHALNNMLPDDEISVSENVLLPAESIQNIKFHQVKFSYKDRTIFNNLNFELSSEDFAGISGVSGRGKTTLINMLLGFIEPESGQISINGSSADKHLRAAHRERISYVKQSVLLLHDTILKNIILSDGEYDDARLNKALQITGLDALIAQYPEGIHQLITENGNNLSGGQRQRIMMARALYKDFDLLILDEPFNELDDASEQKILHYLKAMTDAGKIILFITHNQQSLNFCNKTINLHEA; encoded by the coding sequence TTGTATACGATAATCAAAAAGATCCGTGCCGTATTAGTCCCTGCCGAAAGGCGGGCCTTAAACAGACATGTATTGCTTGGGGTATTGATTAGTGTGCTGGATATTTTGTTTCTGGCAATGATAGTTTGGCTCATCAACATTACGGCAAGCCATCAACAGGTAGTTGTAGCTGGTTACCCTGTTTCGGATTTTGTATGGGATAATCTGATCGCGGTTGCTATCGGCACTGTGCTACTTTTCGGCATTAAAAACAGCCTTGGTTATTTGATTACACAATCGCAATACAGGTATAGTTATCGTGTGGCGGCTCGCTTATCAAATACCAAGCTAATGCAATACCTGCATAACGATTACTTCAATTATGTAAATACCGATTCATCGGTTTACATGTACCAGATAGGCCAGCAGCCTATCGAGTTTTCGCAGTATATCCTTTCAGGATTACAGCAAATTATTGTACAGGCAGCGCTGATTGCATTATCGGTTATTGCTATTGCTGTTTATAATTTCCAGTTGTTTTTGATGGTTACGGTTTTTATCCTTCCACCGGTATTAATTGTGGCCTGGCTCATCCGCAAAAGGATCAAAACCGTCCGCAGCACCACACGCATCAACAGCGAAAAAAGCCTGCAACATTTAAAGGAATCGCTCTCTGCTTATATCGAAAGCCATATTTATAACAAACACAGCTTTTTCTCAGACAGGTATACCCGTTACCAGCAACAGCTTAACACCAACCTGGCCAACCTGCAAAGCATTCAATTGTTGCCATCACGTTTGTTCGAGGTTTTCGCTATAGCGGGGATCTTTATCATTACCATCATTAACTCACACTATCACAATAGCACCAATTTAATTGCAGTAGGTGTTTTTATGGCTGCGGCTTATAAAATCATTCCCGGACTGGTTAACATTATCAATTATAATGGCCAGATCAAAGCCTTTGAGCATGCGTTAAATAATATGCTGCCCGATGATGAAATTTCTGTTTCAGAAAACGTTCTTCTTCCCGCAGAATCTATTCAAAACATCAAATTTCACCAGGTTAAATTCAGTTATAAAGACCGAACCATATTTAATAACCTGAATTTTGAATTATCATCAGAAGATTTTGCAGGTATCAGCGGGGTTTCAGGTCGGGGGAAAACTACGCTGATAAATATGCTGCTGGGTTTTATCGAGCCCGAAAGCGGACAGATCAGTATCAATGGTTCTTCAGCCGACAAACATTTACGTGCTGCCCATCGCGAGCGCATTAGTTACGTAAAGCAATCTGTTTTGCTATTGCACGATACCATTTTAAAAAATATCATTTTAAGCGATGGCGAATATGATGATGCTCGCTTAAATAAAGCCTTGCAAATAACAGGGCTCGATGCATTGATTGCCCAATACCCCGAAGGTATTCACCAACTGATTACCGAAAATGGCAATAACCTGAGCGGCGGACAACGACAGCGCATTATGATGGCCCGGGCACTATACAAAGATTTTGATCTGCTGATACTCGATGAGCCTTTTAATGAACTGGATGACGCTTCAGAACAAAAGATCCTACACTATTTAAAAGCGATGACCGACGCCGGTAAAATCATCCTTTTTATCACCCATAATCAGCAAAGCCTCAACTTTTGCAATAAAACCATCAACCTCCATGAAGCCTGA